Proteins encoded in a region of the Chryseobacterium piperi genome:
- a CDS encoding bifunctional 2-methylcitrate dehydratase/aconitate hydratase, whose amino-acid sequence MSSHISNERPQPDKVLTDIADYVLNYEIKNDLAWKTAHYCLLDTIGCGLEALTYPACTKLLGPIVKGTIVPNGAKVPGTQFQLDPVQAAFNIGTIIRWLDFNDTWLAAEWGHPSDNLGGILATADWLSRAYIAEGKEPLKMKQVLEAMIMAHEIQGVIALENSFNRVGLDHVLLVKLASTAVVGRLIGLTRDELINAVSLALVDGQSLRTYRHAPNTGSRKSWAAGDATSRAVRLALIAKTGEMGYPSVLTAKTWGFYDVLFKGNEFKFQRDYGSYVMENVLFKISFPAEFHSQTAVEAAMTFHHKLKELGKTADDIKKITIRTHEAAIRIIDKKGPLNNPADRDHAIQYMVAVPLIFGRLTAADYEDTIASDPRIDVLRDKIECVEEIQFTKDYHDPEKRSIANALTVELNDGSILDEIVVEYPIGHKRRRDEGIPELIKKYKVNLARIYPEKQQKQVLENSLEYEKLVDLNVNEFVDLLVI is encoded by the coding sequence ATGTCATCACACATTTCAAATGAAAGACCGCAACCGGATAAAGTATTAACAGATATTGCAGATTATGTATTGAATTACGAAATCAAGAATGATTTAGCCTGGAAAACAGCTCACTACTGTCTTTTAGATACGATCGGATGTGGGCTGGAAGCTTTAACATATCCTGCCTGTACCAAATTACTCGGGCCTATTGTCAAAGGAACAATTGTTCCGAATGGTGCTAAAGTACCGGGAACTCAATTTCAATTGGATCCGGTTCAGGCTGCTTTTAATATTGGAACTATTATTCGCTGGTTGGATTTTAATGATACCTGGTTAGCTGCAGAGTGGGGACATCCTTCGGATAATTTAGGAGGGATTTTAGCGACTGCCGATTGGTTGTCCAGGGCTTATATTGCGGAAGGAAAAGAGCCTTTAAAAATGAAACAGGTACTGGAGGCAATGATTATGGCCCATGAAATACAAGGGGTAATAGCTCTTGAAAACTCATTCAATAGGGTAGGTCTGGACCATGTACTATTAGTGAAGCTGGCTTCAACTGCCGTTGTTGGGAGATTAATAGGATTGACACGTGATGAGCTGATCAATGCTGTTTCATTAGCATTAGTTGACGGACAGTCTTTAAGAACCTATCGTCATGCTCCTAATACGGGAAGTCGTAAATCATGGGCAGCAGGTGATGCAACTTCCAGAGCAGTACGCTTAGCATTGATTGCTAAGACCGGTGAAATGGGATATCCGTCAGTACTTACCGCTAAAACATGGGGCTTTTATGATGTGTTGTTTAAAGGAAATGAATTTAAATTTCAGCGTGACTATGGTTCTTATGTAATGGAAAATGTATTGTTCAAAATTTCCTTTCCTGCAGAATTTCATTCTCAAACTGCTGTAGAGGCAGCAATGACGTTCCATCATAAGTTAAAGGAATTAGGTAAAACTGCCGATGATATTAAAAAGATCACCATCCGTACTCACGAGGCGGCCATTCGTATTATTGATAAAAAAGGCCCGTTAAATAACCCTGCTGACCGTGATCATGCAATTCAATATATGGTGGCAGTGCCGCTTATCTTCGGGAGACTGACTGCTGCAGATTATGAAGATACTATTGCTTCTGACCCAAGGATTGATGTGCTTCGTGACAAAATTGAGTGTGTGGAAGAAATACAGTTTACCAAAGATTATCACGATCCGGAAAAGCGTTCAATCGCTAATGCTTTAACAGTAGAATTAAATGACGGATCTATTTTGGACGAAATAGTGGTCGAATATCCGATAGGGCACAAAAGGAGAAGAGATGAAGGTATTCCTGAATTAATTAAAAAATATAAAGTGAATCTGGCCCGTATTTATCCTGAAAAACAACAAAAACAGGTATTGGAGAATTCTTTGGAATATGAAAAGCTTGTCGATCTTAATGTTAATGAGTTTGTCGATCTTTTGGTGATCTAA